The following coding sequences lie in one Leucobacter allii genomic window:
- a CDS encoding NlpC/P60 family protein, which yields MAQNPSTDLALVGDGAKSTKAKRVAQMAGAAVLSFGLVGTFSLPAYATSPDPEGMPDGFAAAQTLETVDVDASVLPLTAPDGEVGAEILEQEAAAKAAEEAAAKAAEEQAAQNAAAAGGAGETPKSNGYSGADVPAGAGAQGIVAAAMAQLGQYQDCTALVERSLRAIGIPAGDLGTQVGEYTGLGGTLVTSGDYAPGDVLVWSGRHVAVYIGNGQAVHGGYGGNQTVIASAFLDGAPNGVVRFG from the coding sequence GTGGCTCAGAACCCCAGCACGGACCTCGCACTCGTCGGCGACGGCGCCAAGTCCACCAAGGCGAAGCGCGTCGCGCAGATGGCGGGAGCTGCCGTACTCAGTTTCGGCCTCGTTGGGACCTTCAGTCTCCCGGCGTACGCCACGAGCCCCGACCCCGAGGGCATGCCCGACGGCTTCGCGGCCGCGCAGACGCTCGAGACGGTCGACGTGGACGCCAGCGTGCTGCCGCTGACCGCGCCCGATGGCGAGGTCGGCGCGGAGATCCTCGAGCAGGAGGCCGCCGCCAAGGCCGCTGAAGAGGCCGCGGCCAAGGCCGCCGAGGAGCAGGCTGCTCAGAACGCCGCTGCTGCCGGCGGTGCGGGTGAGACCCCGAAGTCGAACGGCTACTCCGGCGCCGACGTGCCCGCGGGTGCCGGCGCTCAGGGCATCGTCGCCGCGGCGATGGCCCAGCTCGGCCAGTACCAGGACTGCACCGCGCTCGTCGAGCGCTCGCTGCGCGCGATCGGCATCCCCGCCGGCGACCTCGGCACACAGGTCGGCGAGTACACCGGCCTCGGCGGCACGCTCGTCACGAGCGGCGACTACGCCCCCGGCGACGTGCTCGTCTGGTCCGGGCGTCACGTCGCCGTCTACATCGGCAACGGCCAGGCCGTGCACGGCGGCTACGGCGGCAACCAGACCGTGATCGCGAGCGCGTTCCTCGACGGTGCGCCCAACGGTGTGGTCCGCTTCGGCTGA
- a CDS encoding HPP family protein, translating into MSKGSKPGKPEQPTPQARRKQIIVGLVMGAVVGVVIGALTQFWLWVPAGLALGLATGAIMKPPAA; encoded by the coding sequence ATGAGCAAGGGATCGAAGCCGGGCAAGCCCGAGCAGCCCACCCCGCAGGCGCGGCGCAAGCAGATCATCGTCGGCCTCGTCATGGGCGCCGTCGTCGGCGTCGTCATCGGGGCGCTCACGCAGTTCTGGCTGTGGGTGCCGGCGGGCCTCGCGCTCGGCCTCGCGACCGGCGCGATCATGAAGCCGCCGGCCGCCTAG
- the gdhA gene encoding NADP-specific glutamate dehydrogenase, with translation MTLPTPEAHLQSVLEAVETRNSGEAEFLQAAREVLETLAPVLAEHPEFIEAGILERLVEPERQLIFRVPWTDDAGRVRVNRGFRVQFNSALGPYKGGLRFHPTVNLSVVKFLGFEQIFKNALTSQRIGGGKGGSDFDPSGRSDAEVMRFCQSFMTELVHRIGEHTDIPAGDIGVGAREIGYLFGQYRRITQRYEAGVLTGKGVGWGGAEVRTEATGYGAVFFAEEMLLRAGEAIEGRHAVVSGSGNVATYAIEKIQQLGGRALTASDSSGYIVDEEGIDLEVLKQVKGVERARISEYAARRPSARFVAGGSVWDVPAQLAFPCATQNELDAEAARTLLKNGVRAVSEGANMPTTPEAVELFQGAGVLFAPGKAANAGGVATSALEMSQNAARSRWDRDKSESRLHGIMRDVHEASYAASERYGRPGDYVLGANSAAFVTVAQAMLEQGVI, from the coding sequence GTGACGTTGCCCACCCCCGAAGCCCACCTGCAGTCCGTGCTCGAGGCGGTCGAGACCCGCAACAGCGGAGAGGCCGAGTTCCTGCAGGCCGCCCGCGAGGTGCTGGAGACCCTCGCCCCGGTGCTCGCGGAGCATCCCGAGTTCATCGAGGCGGGGATCCTCGAGCGGCTGGTGGAGCCGGAGCGCCAGCTCATCTTCCGGGTCCCGTGGACCGATGATGCCGGCAGGGTGCGGGTCAACCGAGGGTTCCGTGTGCAGTTCAACTCGGCGCTCGGCCCCTATAAGGGGGGATTGCGCTTCCACCCGACGGTCAACCTCTCCGTCGTGAAGTTCCTCGGTTTCGAGCAGATCTTCAAGAACGCGCTCACCTCGCAGCGCATCGGCGGCGGCAAGGGCGGCTCGGACTTCGACCCCTCGGGCAGGAGCGACGCGGAGGTCATGCGCTTCTGCCAGAGCTTCATGACGGAGCTCGTGCACCGCATCGGCGAGCACACCGATATCCCCGCCGGCGACATCGGCGTCGGGGCGCGCGAGATCGGCTACCTCTTCGGGCAGTACCGGCGCATCACGCAGCGCTACGAGGCGGGCGTGCTCACCGGGAAGGGCGTCGGCTGGGGCGGTGCCGAGGTGCGCACCGAGGCGACCGGGTACGGCGCGGTCTTCTTCGCGGAGGAGATGCTGCTGCGCGCGGGCGAGGCGATCGAGGGCCGCCACGCGGTGGTGTCGGGATCGGGCAACGTCGCCACCTACGCGATCGAGAAGATCCAGCAGCTCGGCGGGCGAGCGCTCACCGCCTCCGATTCCAGCGGGTACATCGTGGACGAGGAGGGCATCGACCTCGAGGTCCTCAAGCAGGTGAAGGGGGTCGAGCGCGCCCGGATCTCGGAGTACGCGGCCCGCCGCCCCTCCGCGAGATTCGTCGCCGGCGGCTCGGTGTGGGACGTGCCCGCGCAGCTCGCGTTCCCGTGCGCCACGCAGAACGAGCTCGACGCCGAAGCCGCGCGGACGCTGCTGAAGAACGGCGTGCGCGCGGTCTCCGAGGGGGCGAACATGCCGACCACGCCGGAGGCCGTGGAGCTCTTCCAGGGGGCGGGGGTGCTCTTCGCCCCGGGCAAGGCCGCGAACGCGGGAGGCGTGGCGACCTCGGCGCTCGAGATGAGCCAGAACGCGGCGCGCTCGCGCTGGGATCGCGACAAGAGCGAGTCCCGCCTGCACGGCATCATGCGCGACGTGCACGAGGCGAGCTACGCGGCGTCGGAGCGCTACGGGCGGCCCGGCGACTACGTGCTGGGCGCGAACTCCGCGGCATTCGTGACCGTGGCGCAGGCGATGCTCGAGCAGGGCGTGATCTGA
- a CDS encoding cupin domain-containing protein encodes MSGGLPEGRNAVVRGLDVELELERVDAADTVSGEPRQGILELGAVGATQLGIWELRGGAVTDTEVDECFVVLSGAAVIELLEVPGRPEEAGRTIEVGAGYVMRLVAGTRTRWTVDEHVRKVYLAAE; translated from the coding sequence GTGAGCGGCGGGCTGCCCGAAGGGCGCAACGCCGTCGTGCGCGGCCTCGACGTCGAGCTCGAGCTCGAGCGGGTCGACGCCGCCGACACCGTGTCGGGGGAGCCGCGTCAGGGCATCCTCGAGCTCGGTGCCGTGGGCGCGACCCAGCTCGGCATCTGGGAGCTCCGCGGCGGCGCCGTCACCGACACCGAGGTCGACGAGTGCTTCGTCGTGCTCTCCGGCGCGGCGGTCATCGAACTGCTCGAGGTGCCGGGGCGCCCGGAGGAGGCGGGGCGCACGATCGAGGTCGGCGCCGGCTACGTCATGCGACTCGTCGCGGGGACCCGGACGCGCTGGACCGTCGACGAGCATGTCCGGAAGGTCTACCTCGCGGCGGAGTGA
- a CDS encoding CYTH domain-containing protein — protein MSHAADAPEPGVASLEIERKYEASRGVLLPRDFSAAGLVAEAPVMHRLVARYFDTATGKLARRGFALRSRAGGKDAGWHLKQRGADGVRELLWPPAEAMPDGLRAELRERIGAAADAVREIAELRTERSVVVLRDASGAARVELADDSVRARSFAEGDAPVSRAWREWEAELLAGDARILDLVEPVLLAAGATHSLSFAKIARATGQLGAAARAAGAGAETLAALAALDRADRAAGTAGTADAGSTGAAAAGAGAADAGS, from the coding sequence GTGAGCCATGCAGCGGATGCCCCAGAGCCCGGAGTCGCCTCCCTCGAGATCGAGCGGAAGTACGAGGCGAGTCGGGGGGTGCTCCTGCCGCGCGACTTCTCCGCGGCGGGCCTCGTCGCGGAGGCGCCGGTCATGCACCGGCTCGTGGCGCGCTACTTCGACACCGCGACCGGGAAGCTCGCCCGGCGCGGGTTCGCCCTGCGCAGCCGCGCGGGCGGCAAGGACGCCGGCTGGCATCTGAAGCAGCGCGGTGCGGACGGCGTCCGCGAGCTGCTGTGGCCGCCGGCGGAGGCGATGCCCGACGGGCTGCGCGCCGAGCTCCGGGAGCGGATCGGTGCGGCGGCCGACGCCGTGCGCGAGATCGCCGAGCTCCGCACGGAGCGCTCGGTCGTGGTGCTGCGCGACGCCTCGGGCGCGGCGCGCGTGGAGCTCGCCGACGACAGCGTGCGCGCGCGATCCTTCGCCGAGGGGGACGCGCCCGTCTCCCGGGCCTGGCGCGAATGGGAGGCGGAGCTCCTCGCGGGGGACGCGCGGATCCTCGATCTCGTCGAGCCCGTGCTCCTCGCGGCGGGTGCGACGCATTCGCTCAGTTTCGCGAAGATCGCGCGGGCGACCGGGCAGCTCGGCGCCGCCGCGCGGGCCGCGGGAGCCGGGGCGGAGACGCTCGCAGCGCTCGCGGCCCTCGACCGCGCGGATCGGGCGGCGGGGACCGCCGGGACGGCGGATGCCGGGTCGACCGGGGCCGCCGCGGCGGGCGCGGGAGCCGCTGACGCCGGATCCTGA
- a CDS encoding metal-dependent transcriptional regulator — MTDLIDTTEMYLRTILELEEEGIVPLRARISERLGHSGPTVSQTVGRMERDGLVVVTDDRRLELTGPGRTKAVHVMRKHRLAERLLSDVIGLEWAFVHEEACRWEHVMSERVERKLLTILDHPTESPYGNPIPGLEELGDVRAGSFQTGVVGLGELLIDPEASVTARIKRLAEPVQTDPELLEQLASAGVLPGSRASFSRRGTTVHVEVEGSSEAIDLPLEVAAHLFVSQ; from the coding sequence ATGACGGATCTGATCGATACGACCGAAATGTACCTCCGCACCATCCTCGAGCTCGAGGAGGAGGGGATCGTCCCCCTGCGCGCGCGCATTTCGGAGAGGCTCGGGCACTCCGGGCCGACCGTGTCGCAGACCGTGGGGCGCATGGAGCGCGACGGGCTCGTCGTCGTCACCGACGATCGCCGGCTCGAACTCACCGGCCCCGGCCGCACCAAGGCCGTGCACGTCATGCGCAAGCACCGGCTCGCCGAGCGGCTGCTGTCCGACGTCATCGGACTCGAGTGGGCCTTCGTGCACGAGGAGGCGTGCCGATGGGAGCACGTCATGAGCGAGCGCGTCGAGCGGAAGCTGCTGACCATCCTCGACCATCCCACCGAGTCGCCCTACGGCAATCCGATCCCGGGTCTCGAAGAGCTCGGCGACGTGCGCGCCGGTTCCTTCCAGACCGGGGTCGTCGGGCTCGGGGAACTGCTCATCGATCCCGAAGCCAGCGTCACGGCGCGCATCAAGCGCCTGGCTGAGCCCGTGCAGACCGATCCCGAGCTGCTGGAGCAGCTGGCCTCCGCCGGCGTGCTCCCCGGCAGCCGGGCCTCCTTCTCCCGCCGCGGCACGACCGTGCACGTGGAGGTCGAGGGATCGAGCGAGGCGATCGACCTCCCGCTGGAGGTCGCCGCCCACCTCTTCGTCTCGCAGTAG
- a CDS encoding NAD(P)/FAD-dependent oxidoreductase gives MQSIIFETHKPAAGIVDASLATTKLGCFWTDDIAGSVAEYPALPGDARVDDAVVGGGFAGLWTAIKLKTEHPERRIVLLEAVRIGWAASGRNGGFCEASITHGEPNAEARWPEETGTLRRLGYENLDAIERFIAEHGLDVDFERNGTMSVANEPYQVEWLGESEDAEVVTLDAEGARARINSPTFLGADFSPRENANVHPAKLAAELARHAAEIGVEIHEHTPVQRLDGASGAPIRLVTAAGTVTAERVALCTNVFPSLLKRYRLHTIPVYDYVLMTEPLSEEQLASIGWEGREGLSDLANQFHYSRLTKDNRILWGGYDAVYHSGGRIKAEYEDRMESHRKLASHFFTTFPQLAGIRFTHRWAGAIDSSTRFCAFFGQAYGGRVQYVSGFTGLGVGATHFAADVIADRFAGRVTERTELQMVQQMPLPFPPEPAASIGVNLFRWSFDRADHNGGKRNVFLKAMDAIGFGFDS, from the coding sequence ATGCAGTCCATCATCTTCGAAACCCACAAGCCCGCAGCCGGGATCGTCGACGCCTCGCTCGCGACCACGAAGCTCGGTTGCTTCTGGACCGACGACATCGCCGGCTCCGTTGCGGAGTACCCTGCCCTGCCGGGCGACGCCCGCGTGGACGACGCCGTGGTGGGCGGCGGCTTCGCGGGCCTCTGGACCGCCATCAAACTGAAGACCGAGCACCCGGAGCGGCGGATCGTGCTGCTCGAAGCCGTGCGGATCGGCTGGGCGGCGTCCGGCCGCAACGGCGGCTTCTGCGAGGCGAGCATCACCCACGGCGAGCCGAACGCCGAGGCGCGCTGGCCGGAGGAGACCGGCACGCTGCGCCGCCTCGGTTACGAGAACCTCGATGCGATCGAGCGCTTCATCGCCGAGCACGGCCTCGACGTCGACTTCGAGCGCAACGGCACCATGTCCGTCGCGAACGAGCCCTATCAGGTCGAGTGGCTCGGCGAGAGCGAGGACGCCGAAGTCGTGACGCTCGACGCCGAGGGCGCCCGCGCCCGCATCAACTCGCCGACCTTCCTCGGCGCCGACTTCTCGCCACGCGAGAACGCGAACGTGCACCCCGCGAAGCTCGCGGCGGAGCTCGCGCGGCACGCCGCGGAGATCGGCGTCGAGATCCACGAGCACACGCCCGTGCAGCGCCTCGACGGTGCGAGCGGCGCGCCGATCCGGCTCGTCACCGCCGCCGGCACCGTCACCGCCGAGCGGGTCGCGCTGTGCACCAACGTCTTCCCCTCGCTCCTCAAGCGCTACCGCCTCCACACGATCCCGGTGTACGACTACGTGCTCATGACCGAGCCGCTGAGCGAGGAGCAGCTCGCCTCGATCGGCTGGGAGGGCCGCGAGGGACTCTCCGACCTCGCGAACCAGTTCCACTACTCGCGGCTCACGAAGGACAACCGGATCCTCTGGGGCGGCTACGACGCGGTCTACCACTCCGGCGGCCGCATCAAGGCCGAGTACGAGGATCGCATGGAGAGCCATCGGAAGCTCGCGAGCCACTTCTTCACGACCTTCCCGCAGCTCGCCGGCATCCGCTTCACGCACCGCTGGGCCGGAGCGATCGACTCCTCGACCCGCTTCTGCGCCTTCTTCGGCCAGGCGTACGGCGGTCGCGTGCAGTACGTCTCCGGCTTCACGGGTCTCGGCGTCGGCGCCACCCACTTCGCGGCGGACGTCATCGCCGATCGCTTCGCCGGCCGCGTCACCGAGCGCACCGAGCTCCAGATGGTGCAGCAGATGCCGCTGCCCTTCCCGCCCGAGCCCGCGGCGTCGATCGGCGTGAACCTCTTCCGCTGGTCCTTCGACCGGGCGGATCACAACGGCGGCAAGCGCAACGTCTTCCTGAAGGCCATGGACGCCATCGGCTTCGGGTTCGACTCGTGA
- a CDS encoding EamA family transporter, with translation MTTSSGAQRAVQRSARTNTVRAMLLVLTGSIGMQLSAVVALGLFAPLGVLGTSSLRMLIAAAILLAIFRPRVRGRSRAEWFGIVLYGVAMATMNAFLYLAVDRLPLGVATTIDFLGPCAVALVAARRVREGLLAVVALLGVALIAGFGGELDPLGLMFAVLAGAAFGLYTLLAARVGQSEGGLPGVALSVTVAAVLTLPFSVPAMPQLRPEHLLALVVSALLGTALAFTVDTIAGRLTSARVLGVFFAFDPVMGTLIGALLLGQLLTPVALCGVVLVVAAGAGIVWLAGGKRRTAGPPGSGTDEPAAPAPDPAS, from the coding sequence ATGACCACTTCGTCCGGCGCGCAGCGCGCGGTGCAGCGCTCGGCCCGGACGAACACCGTGCGCGCCATGCTCCTCGTGCTCACGGGCTCCATCGGGATGCAGCTCTCCGCCGTCGTCGCCCTCGGGCTGTTCGCGCCGCTCGGCGTGCTCGGCACGAGCTCGTTGCGCATGCTCATCGCCGCCGCGATCCTGCTCGCGATCTTCCGGCCCCGCGTGCGCGGTCGGAGCCGCGCCGAGTGGTTCGGGATCGTGCTCTACGGCGTCGCGATGGCCACGATGAACGCCTTCCTCTATCTCGCGGTGGATCGGCTGCCCCTCGGCGTCGCGACCACGATCGACTTCCTCGGCCCCTGCGCGGTCGCCCTGGTCGCGGCCCGGCGGGTCAGGGAGGGGCTCCTCGCTGTCGTCGCCCTGCTCGGGGTCGCCCTCATCGCGGGCTTCGGCGGCGAGCTCGATCCCCTCGGCCTGATGTTCGCCGTGCTCGCGGGCGCCGCCTTCGGGCTCTACACCCTGCTGGCGGCGCGCGTCGGCCAATCCGAGGGCGGCCTGCCCGGCGTCGCGCTGTCCGTGACCGTCGCGGCCGTGCTCACGCTGCCGTTCTCCGTGCCAGCGATGCCGCAGCTGCGCCCCGAGCACCTGCTCGCGCTCGTCGTCTCGGCGCTGCTCGGCACGGCGCTCGCCTTCACGGTCGACACGATCGCGGGCCGCCTCACCTCGGCGCGCGTGCTCGGCGTGTTCTTCGCCTTCGACCCCGTGATGGGAACGCTCATCGGCGCACTGCTGCTCGGACAGCTCCTCACCCCGGTGGCGCTCTGCGGCGTCGTGCTGGTCGTCGCCGCGGGAGCCGGGATCGTCTGGCTCGCGGGCGGCAAGCGCCGGACGGCGGGGCCGCCCGGGTCGGGGACCGACGAGCCGGCGGCGCCCGCGCCGGATCCGGCGTCGTAG
- a CDS encoding GTP-binding protein has translation MDRVNITAVVGACAPERQQYARRLAAAPPRMLVSAARLAMSPDPLDEALALAPWSDRASGAVVEFPAEVPVARIIGAFAEGAEDLQLREIVCVVDALHLMQELARDDYAVRRVPGRPGIDGIARALLAATQIEFASTVVLVNWEAVETPELSTAMALVSHLAPAARLRLHRDGEDSGSGAAGASGGGFGAAQERPGWVAILNGDFDPHMTDPRVRAFRYEQLRPFHPGRLARLLDERIEAAAFGTVLRSVGFCRLATRPGVVARWDHVGRMISFDPLALDGPAVRFDAARDADDAGVTAELGSEWADAAGLLALGQDLAVIGLDLDVDGLRAALDEAALDDAEFAAGPASWIGLPDPFPSWPGVPHGTR, from the coding sequence ATGGACCGAGTGAACATCACCGCCGTCGTCGGCGCGTGCGCCCCCGAACGGCAGCAGTACGCCCGCCGCCTCGCAGCCGCCCCGCCCCGCATGCTCGTCTCGGCCGCGCGCCTCGCGATGTCCCCCGACCCCCTCGATGAGGCGCTCGCGCTCGCTCCGTGGAGCGACCGGGCGTCCGGCGCCGTCGTCGAGTTCCCGGCGGAGGTCCCCGTCGCCAGGATCATCGGCGCCTTCGCGGAAGGCGCTGAGGACTTGCAGCTGCGGGAGATCGTCTGCGTGGTCGACGCGCTCCACCTGATGCAGGAGCTCGCCCGAGACGACTACGCCGTGCGACGGGTTCCGGGCCGACCCGGCATCGACGGGATCGCGCGGGCGCTGCTCGCCGCGACGCAGATCGAATTCGCCTCGACGGTCGTGCTCGTGAATTGGGAGGCGGTGGAGACGCCTGAGCTCTCGACCGCAATGGCGCTCGTGAGCCACCTCGCACCCGCGGCGCGCCTGCGGCTGCACCGCGACGGCGAGGATTCCGGATCCGGAGCCGCAGGGGCGAGCGGTGGCGGCTTCGGGGCCGCGCAGGAGCGACCGGGATGGGTCGCGATCCTGAACGGCGACTTCGACCCGCATATGACCGATCCGCGCGTGCGGGCCTTCCGATACGAGCAGCTCCGCCCGTTCCACCCGGGGCGGCTCGCGCGGCTCCTGGACGAACGCATCGAAGCGGCCGCGTTCGGCACGGTGCTCCGCTCCGTCGGATTCTGCCGCCTCGCCACGCGTCCCGGCGTCGTCGCCCGATGGGACCACGTGGGTCGGATGATCTCCTTCGATCCGCTGGCGCTCGACGGCCCCGCGGTCCGGTTCGACGCCGCCCGGGACGCCGACGACGCCGGGGTCACGGCGGAGCTCGGATCCGAATGGGCGGATGCCGCCGGACTGCTGGCGCTCGGTCAGGATCTCGCCGTCATCGGCCTCGATCTCGACGTCGACGGATTGCGAGCCGCGCTCGACGAGGCCGCACTCGACGACGCCGAGTTCGCCGCCGGTCCCGCATCCTGGATCGGCCTCCCCGACCCCTTCCCCTCGTGGCCGGGTGTGCCGCACGGGACACGCTGA
- a CDS encoding uracil-xanthine permease family protein, with protein sequence MSLPWKAHGDGTHVSPDAIVLPEERLSWPRTIGFGAQHVVAMFGATFLVPLITGFSPTATLFFSGLGTLLFLLLTGNRLPSYLGSSFAFIAPIAAALAGGAPEQPDLGRASFGILAIGVLMAVVGIIVTRFGTGWINALMPPVVMGAIVALIGFNLAPAVKNNWNATELSGWVALITIASVLLITVLFRGLIGRLSIVLGMVVGYIAAILMGEIDFSGVAGAAWFGLPAFHAVGNPFADPTLWGLLPAFLPVVLVLIAENVGHVKSVGLMIDRDLDPVTGRALLADGLSTMLAGFGGGSGTTTYGENIGVMAATRVYSTAAYWVAGIIAILLSFSPKIGAVIFSVPAGVLAGVTVALYGLIGLIGVKIWIDNKVDFSKPINQFSAAVPLIVGIADFGLQIGSVVFNGIALGTIAAVLVYHVMRLLGRARGGEMDVADPVVTASTEMNAEAGADPRG encoded by the coding sequence ATGTCCCTGCCCTGGAAGGCCCACGGAGACGGCACGCACGTCTCGCCCGACGCGATCGTGCTCCCCGAGGAGCGGCTGAGCTGGCCGCGCACCATCGGGTTCGGCGCGCAGCACGTCGTCGCCATGTTCGGCGCGACCTTCCTCGTGCCCCTGATCACGGGATTCAGCCCGACCGCGACGCTCTTCTTCTCGGGCCTCGGCACCCTGCTCTTCCTCCTCCTGACGGGCAATCGCCTGCCGAGCTACCTCGGCTCCTCCTTCGCCTTCATCGCCCCGATCGCCGCGGCGCTCGCCGGGGGCGCCCCCGAGCAGCCCGATCTCGGACGCGCGTCCTTCGGCATCCTGGCGATCGGCGTGCTCATGGCGGTCGTCGGCATCATCGTCACCCGTTTCGGCACCGGGTGGATCAACGCCCTCATGCCGCCGGTCGTGATGGGCGCGATCGTCGCGCTCATCGGCTTCAACCTGGCACCCGCCGTGAAGAACAACTGGAACGCGACGGAGCTCTCGGGATGGGTCGCCCTCATCACCATCGCCTCGGTGCTGCTCATCACCGTGCTCTTCCGCGGCCTCATCGGGCGGCTCTCCATCGTCCTCGGCATGGTGGTCGGCTACATCGCGGCGATCCTCATGGGCGAGATCGACTTCTCCGGCGTCGCGGGCGCCGCGTGGTTCGGGCTGCCCGCGTTCCACGCCGTCGGCAACCCCTTCGCCGATCCGACGCTGTGGGGGCTGCTGCCCGCCTTCCTGCCCGTCGTTCTCGTGCTCATCGCCGAGAACGTGGGCCACGTGAAGAGCGTCGGGCTCATGATCGACCGCGACCTCGACCCGGTGACCGGCCGGGCGCTGCTCGCGGACGGCCTCTCGACCATGCTCGCGGGCTTCGGCGGCGGATCGGGCACGACGACCTACGGCGAGAACATCGGCGTCATGGCGGCCACCCGCGTCTACTCCACGGCCGCGTACTGGGTCGCGGGCATCATCGCGATCCTGCTGAGCTTCTCCCCGAAGATCGGCGCGGTCATCTTCTCGGTGCCCGCCGGCGTGCTCGCGGGCGTCACGGTCGCGCTCTACGGCCTCATCGGCCTCATCGGCGTGAAGATCTGGATCGACAACAAGGTCGACTTCTCGAAGCCCATCAACCAGTTCTCGGCCGCCGTCCCGCTCATCGTGGGCATCGCGGACTTCGGGCTGCAGATCGGCTCGGTCGTCTTCAACGGCATCGCGCTCGGCACGATCGCGGCGGTGCTCGTCTACCACGTCATGCGGCTGCTCGGGCGCGCCAGGGGCGGGGAGATGGACGTCGCGGACCCGGTGGTCACGGCGAGCACGGAGATGAACGCGGAGGCGGGCGCGGACCCCCGCGGGTAG
- the serC gene encoding phosphoserine transaminase, producing the protein MADITIPTELLPADGRFGCGPSKVRSEQLDFLATLQPRVLGTSHRQAPVKDLVGNVRSGLAELFRAPEGYEVLLANGGATTFWDSAVHSLIERRSQHLAFGEFGSKFAKAAQAAPFLEDPDVRSADAGSRSQTAPLAGVDVYAYPHNETSTGVMAPVRRVTGDPGALTVVDATSGAGGIDFDASEVDVYYFSPQKNFASDGGLWFALVSPAAIERIERVAASGRYIPETLNLAGALENSRKNQTLNTPALATLGLMDEQIRWINGQGGLAWAASRTAESSGVLYDWAERTAAATPFVSDPDHRSQVVVTIDFDESVDAAEISRALRANGIVDTEPYRKLGRNQLRIATFTAIEPDDVRALTGAIDYVLERR; encoded by the coding sequence ATGGCCGACATCACGATCCCCACCGAACTCCTGCCCGCCGACGGTCGCTTCGGGTGCGGCCCTTCGAAGGTGCGCTCCGAGCAGCTCGACTTCCTCGCGACGCTGCAGCCGCGCGTCCTCGGCACCTCCCATCGGCAGGCCCCCGTGAAGGATCTCGTCGGCAACGTCCGTTCGGGGCTCGCAGAGCTCTTCCGCGCGCCGGAGGGCTACGAGGTGCTCCTCGCCAACGGCGGCGCGACCACCTTCTGGGACTCGGCGGTCCACTCGCTCATCGAGCGCCGCAGTCAGCATCTCGCCTTCGGCGAGTTCGGGTCGAAGTTCGCGAAGGCCGCGCAGGCCGCACCGTTCCTCGAGGACCCCGACGTGCGCAGCGCCGACGCGGGTTCGCGCTCCCAGACCGCACCGCTCGCGGGGGTCGACGTCTACGCCTACCCGCACAACGAGACCTCGACGGGCGTCATGGCCCCCGTCCGCCGCGTCACGGGCGACCCGGGCGCGCTCACCGTCGTCGACGCGACGAGCGGCGCCGGCGGCATCGACTTCGATGCGTCCGAGGTCGACGTCTACTACTTCTCGCCGCAGAAGAACTTCGCCTCCGACGGCGGGCTGTGGTTCGCGCTCGTCTCCCCCGCGGCCATCGAGCGCATCGAGCGCGTGGCGGCCTCCGGGCGGTACATCCCCGAGACGCTCAATCTCGCGGGGGCGCTCGAGAACTCGCGGAAGAATCAGACCCTCAACACGCCCGCGCTCGCGACGCTCGGACTCATGGACGAGCAGATCCGGTGGATCAACGGCCAGGGCGGCCTCGCCTGGGCGGCGTCGCGGACCGCGGAGTCGTCCGGCGTGCTCTACGACTGGGCCGAGCGCACCGCGGCCGCGACGCCGTTCGTCTCCGATCCGGATCACCGCTCGCAGGTCGTCGTGACGATCGACTTCGACGAGTCCGTGGACGCCGCGGAGATCTCCCGCGCCCTCCGCGCGAACGGGATCGTCGACACCGAGCCCTACCGCAAGCTCGGCCGCAATCAGCTGCGCATCGCGACGTTCACGGCGATCGAGCCCGATGACGTGCGCGCGCTCACTGGCGCGATCGACTACGTGCTCGAGCGTCGATAG